Part of the Pseudarthrobacter sp. NBSH8 genome is shown below.
GCCCGCTGGTCGGGAAATTCCACGCGGTGGTCGAGCCTGTCGAGACCCTTGAAAGGACCAACGATGATCAACAAGGTTGTTGCCAGCGCCGAGGAAGCCATTGCGGACATTCCAGACGGCGCGTCCCTGGCGGTGGGAGGGTTCGGCCTCTGCGGAATCCCCGTTGCCCTGATCGATGCCCTGCACCGGCACGGCACCAAGGACCTCGAAACCGTGAGCAACAACTGCGGAGTGGACGACTGGGGCCTGGGCGTCCTCCTCCGCGACGGCAGGATCCGGCGGACCGTCAGCTCGTACGTCGGCGAAAACAAGGAGTTCGCGCGCCAGTACCTGTCCGGTGAACTTGAGGTGGTGCTGACCCCGCAGGGCACGCTTGCGGAGAAGCTCCGTGCCGGCGGCGCCGGGATCCCTGCGTTCTACACCAAGGCGGGGGTGGGCACTCAGGTGTCCGACGGCGGCCTGCCGCAGAAGTACGACGCCGACGGCGGCATCGCCATCGCGTCTTCCCCGAAGGAAGTGCGGGCGTTCAATGACGTGGACTATGTCCTCGAGGAATCCCTGACACCCGACTTCGGACTGGTCCACGCCTGGAAAGGCGACCGCCACGGCAACCTGGTTTTCCACGCCACCGCCATGAACTTCAACCCGCTCTGCGCCATGGCCGGAAAAATCACCATCGCCGAGGTGGAGGAACTGGTGGAGCCGGGCGAGCTGGACCCCGAGCACGTCCACACGCCTGGCATCTTTATCCAGCGGGTGGTGGTGGTGCCCGCCGGTGAGAAGCGGATCGAAAAGCGGACCGTCGCCCTTGCACAGGCTGCCGGAACCGAAAGCGCCACCGAACAGGCAGGAGCGTAGCCATGGAGTCCAGCAGCACGCAGGGAGCCCCTCCCCGCCCCGAAGCCGTCCGGCCCGAATACCGGCGTGCCGCCGTCGGTCATCCCGAAGGCACCAATCCGGAGGCCAAAGGGTGGACGCGCACCGAACTGGCCGCCCGGGTGGCCAGGGAACTCAGCAACGGGCAGTACGTCAACCTGGGCATCGGCATGCCGACGCTCATTCCCAACTACATCCCGGCAGACGTCGAGGTGGTGCTGCACTCGGAGAACG
Proteins encoded:
- a CDS encoding CoA transferase subunit A, which codes for MINKVVASAEEAIADIPDGASLAVGGFGLCGIPVALIDALHRHGTKDLETVSNNCGVDDWGLGVLLRDGRIRRTVSSYVGENKEFARQYLSGELEVVLTPQGTLAEKLRAGGAGIPAFYTKAGVGTQVSDGGLPQKYDADGGIAIASSPKEVRAFNDVDYVLEESLTPDFGLVHAWKGDRHGNLVFHATAMNFNPLCAMAGKITIAEVEELVEPGELDPEHVHTPGIFIQRVVVVPAGEKRIEKRTVALAQAAGTESATEQAGA